A genome region from Methanobacterium bryantii includes the following:
- a CDS encoding PAS domain S-box protein, which produces MNDEDLFKKQQGKFKIHSTTGKIEENSNLKEELRLKTSILDMHVDPIFLHDIKGNCLYLNETACKFLGYTKDKLMKTNLYDLNFPEFSKLNLQSEELVKQELRFQSTHFKKDKSIIPVEIHSKLIEIKSEKLILSTARDITELKKTEKNLRWNINLIRSVAENSPLAFYVVDNKTDSVLYLNHNFCKLWGLKDLEKEIEEGKLKNKEVISKILHLAEDKEYFMETCAPLHHEENRSTLEDEISLTDGRIIRRFSKQIRDKEDLYFGRLFICEDISERKKIENSIKNREEHLSLITDNMLDLMFQVNSEGIFEYVSPSIKDLLGYESEDIIGKRDYEFIGMTHPDDFEILIDTIQLVIQTLKPNRTQHRLKHADGHYIWVETVGNPLSNNKGEFSGAVYITRDITELKKVETQLKSSLEEKEVLLREIHHRVKNNMQIISSLLNLQSRYLNDEKTVNVLNESRNRVRSMAMVHEELYRSRDLSKIDFADYIQRLLSGLFNSYGIDKNFIKPEINVEDVLLNIDIAVPCGLIINELVSNSLKHAFVQGQKGKISIKFHPQDEKYVLKVADDGIGFPENIDFNNTKTLGLQLVTTLVKQLAGSINIYKDTGTLFKIVF; this is translated from the coding sequence ATGAATGATGAAGATCTGTTTAAAAAACAGCAGGGTAAATTTAAAATACATTCCACTACTGGAAAAATAGAAGAAAATAGTAATTTAAAAGAAGAACTGCGGCTAAAAACCAGTATTTTAGACATGCATGTTGATCCTATTTTCCTGCACGATATTAAAGGAAACTGCCTTTACCTAAATGAAACAGCATGCAAGTTCCTGGGTTATACTAAAGATAAATTAATGAAAACAAATCTTTACGATTTAAATTTTCCTGAATTTTCTAAATTAAATCTTCAATCAGAAGAACTTGTGAAACAAGAACTAAGATTCCAATCCACTCATTTTAAGAAAGATAAATCAATTATACCTGTAGAAATACATTCAAAACTCATTGAAATAAAATCTGAGAAACTTATTCTCAGCACTGCCCGTGATATTACAGAACTTAAGAAGACCGAGAAAAACTTAAGATGGAACATTAATCTAATTCGCTCTGTGGCAGAAAATTCTCCTCTGGCTTTTTATGTTGTAGATAACAAAACTGATTCTGTTTTATACCTTAATCATAATTTTTGTAAATTATGGGGTTTAAAAGATCTTGAAAAAGAAATAGAAGAAGGTAAACTTAAAAATAAAGAGGTTATATCAAAAATATTGCATTTGGCAGAAGATAAAGAATACTTTATGGAAACATGTGCGCCGCTTCACCACGAAGAGAACAGATCAACCCTGGAAGATGAAATTTCACTTACAGATGGCAGAATTATAAGACGATTCTCTAAACAAATCAGAGATAAAGAAGACCTCTATTTTGGAAGATTGTTTATATGCGAAGATATCAGCGAACGTAAAAAAATTGAGAATTCTATTAAAAACAGAGAAGAACATTTAAGCTTAATTACAGATAATATGCTGGATTTAATGTTCCAGGTTAACAGTGAAGGCATTTTTGAATATGTAAGTCCTTCTATTAAAGATCTACTTGGATATGAATCAGAAGATATCATTGGCAAAAGAGATTATGAATTTATCGGCATGACCCATCCAGATGATTTTGAAATACTTATAGATACGATTCAATTAGTTATCCAAACTTTAAAACCAAACAGAACACAGCACAGGCTTAAACACGCTGATGGACATTATATTTGGGTAGAAACCGTTGGAAATCCCCTTTCTAATAATAAAGGTGAATTTTCAGGGGCAGTGTATATCACCCGCGATATTACAGAACTTAAAAAAGTAGAAACTCAGCTTAAATCTTCTTTAGAGGAGAAAGAAGTGCTTTTACGGGAAATTCATCATAGAGTTAAGAACAACATGCAGATAATAAGTTCTCTTTTAAATCTTCAATCTAGATATTTAAATGATGAAAAAACAGTAAATGTTCTCAATGAAAGCCGGAATCGAGTTAGATCCATGGCAATGGTCCACGAAGAGCTTTATCGATCTCGTGACCTTTCAAAAATTGATTTTGCAGATTATATCCAGAGATTATTATCTGGACTTTTTAATTCATACGGAATTGATAAAAACTTTATAAAGCCAGAAATTAATGTAGAAGATGTTCTTCTAAATATAGACATTGCTGTTCCCTGTGGTTTAATTATAAATGAACTGGTTAGTAACTCTTTAAAACATGCTTTCGTACAGGGGCAAAAAGGAAAGATATCCATTAAATTTCATCCTCAAGATGAAAAATACGTGCTTAAAGTTGCCGATGATGGAATTGGATTTCCTGAAAATATTGATTTTAACAATACAAAAACATTAGGATTACAGTTGGTAACTACCCTTGTAAAACAGTTAGCAGGCAGTATAAACATTTATAAAGATACAGGAACTCTATTTAAGATTGTTTTTTAA
- a CDS encoding UPF0104 family protein: MKHSTLILSLVGFGILAAMVLIIGPSKIVSAVELANPWYLILAVLIQFAIYGLWTQRWAINVNSVDINIKKIHLLPMLMVGMAINNLTPSGRGGGEPVRGYILSKYSKTTFEKSFATVIADRGLDTFPFMVLAVITIISLVLFMTLSELVVIGLTIAVIALLILFIVALYMSINKEFGKKATLWLVKVIKRFSRKEHSTLEEKALTVIHGFQNSMRTMIKDRNVLMYGLPLSFVIWIFEILRVYIVFSAFNAEVSLLLIAEVFIISTLLGMIPLLPGGLGAVDGVMIILFSAAGVPPSISAAATIVERLISFWMTTIIGTAVLPYFGTGVVDKIFSKNS, translated from the coding sequence ATGAAACATAGCACTTTGATCTTATCACTCGTAGGATTTGGGATTCTCGCAGCTATGGTTCTGATTATAGGGCCAAGCAAAATTGTAAGTGCAGTTGAATTAGCAAATCCATGGTATCTGATTCTTGCAGTACTTATACAGTTTGCAATTTATGGTTTATGGACCCAGCGATGGGCAATAAATGTGAATTCTGTAGACATTAACATTAAAAAAATTCATCTCCTTCCCATGTTAATGGTAGGTATGGCTATTAATAACCTAACTCCAAGCGGAAGAGGAGGAGGAGAGCCAGTAAGGGGATATATATTAAGTAAATACTCAAAAACAACCTTCGAAAAGTCTTTTGCAACAGTGATAGCAGATAGAGGACTTGATACATTTCCTTTCATGGTTCTAGCCGTTATAACCATAATTTCTCTAGTTTTATTCATGACTTTATCAGAACTGGTAGTAATAGGCCTTACAATTGCAGTTATAGCCCTGCTTATTCTATTTATAGTGGCATTATACATGTCCATAAATAAAGAATTCGGTAAAAAAGCCACATTATGGCTTGTAAAGGTAATAAAACGATTTTCTAGAAAGGAACACAGTACACTTGAAGAAAAAGCATTAACTGTTATTCATGGTTTCCAAAACAGCATGAGAACCATGATAAAAGATAGAAATGTTTTGATGTATGGACTCCCACTTTCCTTTGTAATCTGGATTTTTGAAATATTAAGAGTTTACATTGTATTTTCCGCATTCAACGCGGAAGTATCGCTCCTATTAATAGCAGAAGTTTTTATAATTTCTACCCTGCTTGGAATGATACCCCTTCTTCCAGGAGGCCTGGGTGCAGTTGATGGTGTAATGATAATTTTATTTTCTGCTGCAGGTGTTCCACCATCCATAAGTGCTGCAGCAACTATAGTTGAAAGGCTGATTTCATTCTGGATGACCACAATCATAGGTACTGCTGTACTTCCTTATTTTGGAACAGGCGTTGTAGACAAAATTTTTAGTAAAAACAGTTGA
- a CDS encoding metallophosphoesterase, whose amino-acid sequence MSDSHDNLPAIREAVKFFNEAKVELVIHAGDMISPFAAKEIKNLNAEFRAVFGNNDGERDGLRHFFKGICYHNDFQELELHGKKIAVIHGTTEDIVTALVKSGNYDIVIRGHTHKLEVKQGKCMMINPGEICGYLSGKKTVVLLDPEDLSYEPIVL is encoded by the coding sequence ATGTCAGACTCACATGATAATTTACCTGCAATAAGGGAAGCCGTCAAATTTTTCAATGAAGCAAAAGTAGAATTAGTAATACATGCTGGGGATATGATTTCACCATTCGCTGCTAAAGAAATTAAAAATCTCAATGCAGAATTTAGAGCCGTTTTTGGGAATAATGACGGCGAACGAGATGGTTTACGGCATTTTTTTAAAGGTATTTGCTACCACAATGATTTTCAAGAACTTGAATTGCATGGGAAAAAAATTGCAGTTATTCACGGCACAACTGAAGATATTGTGACAGCTCTCGTTAAAAGCGGGAATTATGATATTGTTATACGGGGACATACACATAAACTAGAAGTTAAACAGGGAAAATGCATGATGATTAACCCTGGAGAAATATGCGGATACCTATCTGGTAAAAAAACGGTTGTACTGCTTGATCCTGAAGATTTAAGCTATGAACCTATTGTTTTATAA
- a CDS encoding TRAM domain-containing protein — MFRNNYGRDNFSDKGPSAPINVGDEYDVKIEDVGRDGDGIARIEGFVVFVSGAKLGDEVKIKINSTRRNFGFADIVEDVE; from the coding sequence TTGTTTAGAAATAATTACGGAAGAGATAATTTCTCAGATAAAGGACCTTCAGCTCCTATTAATGTAGGAGACGAATACGATGTTAAAATTGAAGATGTTGGAAGAGATGGCGACGGAATCGCAAGAATAGAAGGATTTGTTGTCTTTGTATCAGGAGCAAAACTGGGCGATGAAGTTAAAATCAAAATTAACTCAACAAGAAGAAACTTCGGTTTTGCTGATATAGTTGAAGATGTTGAATAA
- a CDS encoding slipin family protein, with translation MADLVTLFIVGIIILIILGLSIRVVNQYERGVHFRFGRVIGVKDPGLRLIIPVVDRLDKVSLRIVTMPIPSQRIITQDNVSIDVAAVAYFKVVNAYDAVVAIENYNRAVNQIAQTTMRNVIGQFLLDDVLSSTSKINERIKEIIDKHSEPWGVQVTAVEIKDINLPETMRRSMARQAEAEREKRAKIISAEGEFLSAKKLGDAADIITAHPIALQLRNLQVLLEIASEKNSTIVFPASFMSTVRDLKDFMESEVKAE, from the coding sequence ATGGCTGATCTCGTAACGCTTTTTATTGTGGGAATCATAATTTTGATTATTTTAGGTCTTTCAATACGTGTAGTAAATCAATATGAAAGAGGGGTGCATTTTAGGTTTGGTAGAGTAATAGGGGTTAAAGATCCTGGTTTGCGCCTGATTATTCCTGTAGTGGATAGGTTGGATAAAGTATCCCTTAGGATTGTCACTATGCCTATTCCTTCCCAGAGAATAATAACTCAGGATAATGTATCAATTGATGTGGCTGCAGTTGCATATTTTAAGGTTGTTAACGCATATGATGCAGTTGTTGCAATTGAAAATTACAACAGAGCAGTTAACCAGATTGCTCAGACTACTATGAGAAATGTAATTGGACAGTTCCTGTTGGATGATGTTTTATCTTCAACTTCAAAGATAAACGAAAGAATTAAGGAGATAATTGATAAACACAGCGAACCATGGGGTGTACAGGTCACTGCTGTAGAAATTAAAGATATCAACTTACCTGAAACAATGAGGAGATCCATGGCAAGGCAGGCTGAAGCAGAAAGAGAAAAAAGAGCTAAAATTATTTCTGCTGAAGGTGAATTCCTTTCAGCTAAAAAACTTGGTGATGCTGCAGATATAATAACTGCACACCCAATAGCGCTTCAATTACGTAACTTACAGGTGCTGCTTGAGATAGCAAGTGAGAAGAATTCTACCATAGTGTTCCCTGCAAGCTTCATGTCAACAGTTAGGGACTTAAAGGACTTCATGGAATCAGAAGTGAAGGCTGAGTAA